The following are encoded together in the bacterium genome:
- a CDS encoding LamG domain-containing protein — translation MRTMTPFLGIPHYVIRILVLPVVLLGSSASEASLIAHWTGDGTTLDASGNSHDGTLVNGATYGTGVLGQAFSFDGVNDYVTVPGNAALEPSILSVAMWVNASATGGIRLLADSSHGGTGGVNQNGWALQLNGAGQLSFAYGNGSVFPEVTSSTVVADGTFHHVVAILNGTTMQIFVDGSSDGTGIYSGTPTDSTANSGNIRLGDHYQLSRPLNGLLDDVRIYDHALGQTEVSALFNVPEPSSLVLSALSFLVLGMSHRRSE, via the coding sequence TTGCGCACCATGACGCCGTTCCTTGGTATTCCGCATTACGTCATTCGTATCCTCGTTCTCCCCGTTGTCCTTCTTGGGAGTTCGGCCTCCGAAGCGTCCTTGATCGCCCATTGGACCGGTGACGGTACGACGCTCGATGCTTCGGGGAATTCGCACGACGGAACCCTCGTGAATGGCGCCACCTATGGTACCGGCGTGTTGGGTCAAGCGTTCTCGTTCGATGGTGTCAACGACTACGTCACGGTTCCCGGGAATGCTGCACTCGAGCCGTCCATCCTCAGTGTGGCCATGTGGGTAAACGCCTCAGCCACTGGCGGGATTCGGCTGCTGGCAGATTCCAGCCACGGAGGAACCGGAGGTGTCAACCAGAATGGCTGGGCCCTGCAACTGAACGGTGCCGGACAGCTTTCCTTCGCTTATGGGAACGGATCCGTCTTCCCTGAGGTCACATCCAGTACCGTCGTTGCCGATGGCACGTTTCATCATGTCGTGGCAATCCTGAACGGAACGACCATGCAGATCTTCGTCGACGGATCGAGCGACGGGACCGGGATCTACTCGGGAACACCAACCGATTCGACGGCCAATAGCGGCAACATCCGCCTGGGCGACCACTACCAACTATCCCGACCGCTGAATGGATTGCTGGATGACGTCCGCATCTACGACCACGCTCTGGGGCAGACCGAGGTTTCAGCCCTCTTCAACGTTCCGGAGCCGTCATCGTTGGTGCTTTCGGCTCTGAGCTTCCTGGTACTGGGCATGTCTCACCGGCGATCAGAGTAG